One window from the genome of Deinococcus apachensis DSM 19763 encodes:
- a CDS encoding tetratricopeptide repeat protein produces the protein MNQRNLKLLLGLLLMGTPVASAQTLLDTSAAISVQNTLNQVGTPAVPKVPAIPGTSTPATIPDTSTPAATTPAVPVTPLTQAQQAQLARARTALNAGQLPQARTLFEGLIAQNYAQPEPHFGLGLTLLALGNLKGAAFEFTQLAALAPDRYEAPYNLGVIATRQKRYADALGFYGQAATLAHGKAGPASERQVLEALAAEQTRVGDFAGLSTTLTQVVVLEPNDVDAQFRLAQAMTLAGRSAEALPQAYAVLQRQPKRVDAALLVADIYVAQGLPDRAARELDAAVGRTGNGMDRARLLLRKADVLAANGDTRGAVLAAQAAAHEDSRNAATFARLGELRVLRGNQPEAAAAYEVAVRLAPKNAAYRTALAALRLALGQTAQAGRDAAQALRLKPDPATLARAQFVRGVAAYRQGQYAQARTALRSSGQLTPSAETYLWLGLSAYAMKDYAGAAGALGASVKLDPTPVARQNLASALLAAARYTEAEAVLRGLVSDQPKSGEAWYLLGLAQRAQTREPEARQSLKTAANLGHVAAKGALK, from the coding sequence GTGAATCAACGTAATCTCAAGCTGCTGCTCGGCCTGCTGCTGATGGGCACACCTGTCGCCTCGGCACAGACGCTACTCGACACGTCGGCGGCAATCTCCGTCCAGAACACCCTGAACCAGGTGGGAACGCCTGCCGTGCCGAAGGTTCCGGCCATCCCCGGAACTTCAACGCCAGCCACTATCCCCGACACCTCCACGCCTGCGGCCACCACACCTGCCGTTCCTGTCACGCCGCTCACGCAGGCGCAGCAGGCTCAACTCGCCCGGGCGCGGACGGCGCTGAACGCGGGACAACTCCCTCAGGCTCGCACGCTGTTCGAGGGGCTGATCGCGCAGAACTACGCGCAGCCGGAGCCGCACTTTGGGCTGGGTCTCACACTGCTCGCGCTGGGGAATCTCAAGGGGGCGGCCTTCGAGTTCACGCAGCTCGCCGCGCTGGCTCCCGACCGGTACGAGGCGCCGTACAACCTCGGCGTGATCGCCACCCGCCAGAAGCGCTATGCGGACGCGCTGGGGTTCTACGGGCAGGCGGCTACGCTGGCTCACGGCAAGGCCGGGCCCGCCAGCGAGCGGCAGGTGCTGGAGGCGCTCGCCGCCGAGCAGACCCGCGTCGGGGACTTCGCGGGGCTGAGCACCACCCTGACGCAGGTTGTGGTGCTCGAACCGAACGACGTGGACGCCCAGTTCCGGCTGGCGCAGGCCATGACGCTGGCGGGGCGCAGTGCGGAGGCGCTGCCCCAGGCCTACGCCGTCTTGCAGCGCCAGCCCAAGCGGGTGGACGCAGCGCTGCTGGTCGCGGATATCTACGTGGCGCAGGGGCTTCCCGACCGCGCCGCGCGGGAACTCGACGCCGCGGTGGGCCGCACGGGCAACGGGATGGACCGCGCCCGGCTGCTGCTCCGCAAGGCCGACGTGCTGGCCGCGAACGGCGACACGCGCGGGGCGGTCCTCGCCGCTCAGGCCGCCGCCCATGAGGACAGCCGCAACGCCGCCACCTTCGCCCGGTTGGGGGAACTGCGGGTTCTACGAGGCAACCAGCCCGAAGCCGCTGCCGCTTACGAGGTCGCGGTCCGCTTGGCGCCGAAAAACGCCGCGTACCGCACCGCGCTGGCCGCCCTGCGCCTCGCCCTGGGGCAGACCGCCCAGGCCGGGCGCGACGCCGCGCAGGCGCTGCGCCTGAAGCCGGACCCTGCCACCCTGGCCCGCGCCCAGTTTGTGCGGGGTGTGGCGGCCTACCGCCAGGGCCAGTACGCCCAGGCCAGGACGGCGCTGCGCTCCAGCGGTCAGCTCACCCCCAGCGCCGAGACCTACCTGTGGCTGGGCCTGAGCGCCTACGCCATGAAGGACTACGCGGGGGCCGCCGGAGCCCTGGGCGCGAGCGTGAAGCTTGACCCCACGCCGGTCGCGCGACAGAATCTCGCCTCGGCGCTGCTCGCCGCCGCCCGCTACACGGAGGCCGAGGCCGTGCTGCGCGGCCTGGTGAGTGACCAGCCGAAAAGCGGCGAGGCGTGGTATCTGCTGGGTCTGGCCCAGCGCGCCCAGACCCGTGAGCCCGAGGCCCGCCAGTCGCTGAAGACCGCCGCGAACCTGGGGCACGTCGCCGCGAAGGGGGCCTTGAAGTGA
- a CDS encoding SPOR domain-containing protein yields the protein MSGAQGKVRRWPDLLIGLLVLLLLGGFGVLLLGQRAPQVQVAQAPSPSTSSTPSDTPPPPVIPGAPGTDLGTGTTEATTETPDNSATAGQDTGSPSPQASTPQTDNPPATAEPSNTAPEASAPNTTTDQGNIGSATSTSPAPTASNSSGAVPVVPAEPIPAAPEAPPTPQVDVPNAPPSSTVEPSTSGTTTPAPAVPARAGGAVATSEQRTPLRSDYRISLGTFGSEGAAQSRTEGVRTLGYTVYPIDVGSQVVAQVGPFADEATARQALADIQRVYPRALLYPPRNRSLTGGSGDSAASTPDTTSTPATPTPTPTPATPAERPTSTPEATNTPETPSEATTPPAATPAPAPSGPVYLQVGAFDRVESAQRLVGLLRDQGYAPTVNAPEGGKVTVLIGPFSGEAVTDTEAKLDASGFDHFRVR from the coding sequence GTGAGCGGGGCGCAGGGTAAGGTGCGCCGCTGGCCCGACCTGCTGATCGGCCTGCTGGTCCTCCTGTTGCTGGGGGGCTTCGGCGTCCTGCTGCTGGGGCAACGCGCGCCCCAGGTGCAGGTGGCCCAGGCTCCGTCCCCGTCCACCTCCTCCACCCCGTCCGACACCCCCCCCCCACCCGTCATCCCCGGCGCGCCCGGAACGGACCTCGGGACCGGGACGACAGAGGCGACGACGGAGACGCCCGACAACTCGGCCACCGCGGGGCAGGATACCGGCTCCCCATCCCCCCAGGCCTCCACCCCGCAGACGGACAACCCCCCAGCGACCGCCGAGCCGTCTAACACGGCCCCCGAAGCGAGCGCTCCCAACACGACGACGGATCAGGGCAACATCGGCTCCGCTACCAGCACCTCCCCGGCGCCCACGGCCTCCAACTCCTCCGGTGCGGTGCCCGTGGTGCCCGCCGAGCCTATCCCGGCAGCCCCTGAAGCCCCGCCCACGCCCCAGGTTGATGTGCCCAACGCTCCACCGTCCTCCACGGTGGAGCCCTCGACTTCCGGGACGACCACCCCCGCTCCCGCCGTCCCAGCCCGCGCGGGCGGGGCCGTCGCCACGAGTGAGCAGCGCACACCGCTGCGGAGCGACTACCGCATCAGCCTGGGGACTTTCGGCAGCGAGGGCGCGGCGCAGAGCCGCACCGAGGGCGTCCGGACCCTGGGCTACACCGTCTACCCTATCGACGTGGGCAGCCAGGTCGTTGCGCAGGTCGGCCCTTTCGCCGACGAGGCCACCGCCCGGCAGGCCCTGGCGGACATTCAGCGCGTGTATCCCCGCGCCCTGCTGTACCCGCCCCGCAACCGCAGCCTGACGGGAGGCAGTGGGGACAGCGCGGCCAGCACCCCCGACACCACGTCCACCCCAGCCACCCCCACCCCCACCCCCACACCCGCGACTCCCGCCGAGCGCCCCACCTCCACCCCGGAAGCCACGAACACGCCCGAGACGCCCAGCGAGGCCACGACCCCGCCCGCCGCCACACCCGCCCCCGCGCCGAGCGGTCCCGTCTACCTTCAGGTCGGGGCCTTCGACCGGGTGGAGAGCGCCCAGCGGCTGGTGGGTCTGCTGCGCGACCAGGGCTACGCGCCCACCGTGAACGCCCCGGAGGGCGGCAAGGTGACCGTCTTGATCGGACCCTTCAGTGGCGAGGCCGTGACCGACACCGAGGCCAAACTGGACGCCAGCGGCTTCGACCACTTCCGGGTGCGGTGA
- a CDS encoding redox-sensing transcriptional repressor Rex, translated as MTGIPTATISRLVTYLRILEGLEAQDVSRTSSGDLAERAGVTAFQVRKDLAYFGRFGTRGMGYTVPILKRELLRVLGLNQTWNVVIVGVGRLGQAIANYPGASDYQFQYVGLFDVNPDLVGQSVRGLPVRHVDDLREFVRTTRVDMGFLAVPPERAQDAAQSLADAGVRGILNFAPTVIQPRTLERSGQQEISDEWRAVIVENVDFLAGMKRLAFYILNPHLKTVEPEENE; from the coding sequence ATGACCGGCATCCCGACGGCCACCATCAGCCGCCTCGTGACCTACCTGCGAATTCTGGAGGGTCTGGAGGCGCAGGACGTGAGCCGCACGAGCAGCGGCGACCTTGCCGAACGCGCCGGGGTCACCGCCTTCCAGGTTCGCAAGGACCTCGCCTACTTCGGGCGCTTCGGCACGCGCGGCATGGGGTATACCGTACCCATCCTCAAGCGCGAGCTGCTGCGGGTGCTGGGCCTGAACCAGACCTGGAACGTGGTGATCGTGGGCGTGGGGCGGTTGGGGCAGGCCATTGCCAACTACCCCGGCGCCAGCGACTACCAGTTTCAGTACGTGGGCCTGTTCGACGTGAATCCCGATCTGGTCGGCCAGAGTGTGCGCGGCCTGCCCGTGCGCCACGTGGACGACCTGCGGGAGTTCGTCCGAACCACCCGGGTGGACATGGGCTTTCTCGCCGTGCCGCCCGAGCGCGCCCAGGATGCCGCACAGAGCCTCGCCGACGCCGGGGTGCGCGGCATCCTGAACTTTGCCCCCACCGTCATTCAGCCGCGCACACTGGAACGCTCCGGCCAGCAAGAAATCAGTGACGAATGGCGTGCTGTGATTGTGGAGAACGTGGATTTTCTGGCGGGGATGAAGCGTCTGGCCTTCTACATCCTGAATCCCCACCTGAAGACGGTCGAACCGGAGGAGAATGAATGA
- the cpdB gene encoding 2',3'-cyclic-nucleotide 2'-phosphodiesterase: protein MAALLLGAAGAQTVDLRILETTDLHSNALGYDYYQDKPTGEFGFEYTATLVKQARDEKRNTLLYDNGDLIQGTPLGDFVARVQPLKEGQLHPMHEAMRLLKYDAGNLGNHEFNYGLPYLQQVLSAAPMPYVSANTYKDNGTGKPGENAFTPYLIERKTVYDAEGRPYVLNVGVIGFLPPQIVQWDKSNLDGKIVTTDIVEAARKFVPEMKAKGADIIVAVAHTGINADYQPGQENVATELTKVDGIDVVLSGHSHQEFPGPVYKDIPGADITKGTINGKPVVMAGFWGNDLGIVDLKLNYDRQSQKWTVADSTTSLRPIWDKTAKKSLVTPDPRIARAVKQANEGTLAYVRGKVADLAAPITSYWALVQDDPSVQLVSNAQIAYVKSALADTQYKDLPVLSAAAPFKAGGRSGPSYYTDIPAGTLAIKNVADLYVYPNTVQAVVVNGAGVQEWLERAAGQFKQIDPSKTEPQALVDESFPTYNFDILDGVTYEIDVTQPSRYGSKGEVVNEGAHRIKNLMYQGKPIDPNQQFVIATNNYRASGGGSFPGLDGKNIVLQAPDETRQAIIKFFQDQKTVNPTADNNWKLTPIPGVTLLYVSSPNAQKNLPAGATLLRTREDGFAEYSIKF from the coding sequence ATGGCCGCCCTGCTGCTGGGCGCGGCGGGCGCGCAGACTGTCGACCTGCGTATCCTCGAAACGACCGACCTGCACTCCAACGCGCTGGGATACGACTACTACCAGGACAAGCCCACGGGCGAGTTCGGGTTCGAGTACACCGCCACGCTGGTCAAGCAAGCCCGCGACGAGAAGCGCAACACGCTGCTCTACGACAACGGCGACCTGATCCAGGGCACGCCGCTGGGTGACTTCGTCGCGCGCGTGCAGCCCCTCAAGGAGGGCCAACTGCATCCCATGCACGAGGCCATGCGCCTGCTGAAGTACGACGCGGGCAACCTGGGCAACCACGAGTTCAACTACGGCCTGCCCTACCTCCAGCAGGTGCTCTCCGCCGCGCCTATGCCCTACGTGAGCGCCAACACCTACAAGGACAACGGCACCGGCAAGCCCGGCGAGAACGCCTTCACGCCCTACCTGATCGAGCGCAAGACGGTCTACGACGCCGAAGGCCGCCCCTACGTCCTCAACGTTGGCGTGATCGGCTTCCTGCCCCCGCAGATCGTGCAGTGGGACAAGTCCAACCTCGACGGCAAGATCGTCACCACCGACATCGTCGAGGCGGCGCGCAAGTTCGTCCCCGAAATGAAGGCCAAGGGCGCGGACATCATCGTCGCCGTCGCGCACACCGGCATCAACGCTGACTACCAGCCCGGCCAGGAGAACGTCGCCACCGAGCTGACGAAGGTAGACGGCATCGACGTGGTCCTCAGCGGCCACAGCCACCAGGAGTTCCCCGGGCCGGTGTACAAGGACATTCCCGGCGCTGACATCACCAAGGGCACCATCAACGGCAAGCCCGTCGTGATGGCCGGGTTCTGGGGCAACGACCTCGGGATCGTGGACCTCAAGCTCAACTACGACCGCCAGTCCCAGAAGTGGACGGTCGCGGACAGCACCACCAGTCTCCGCCCCATCTGGGACAAGACGGCGAAGAAGAGCCTCGTCACGCCCGACCCCCGCATCGCCCGAGCGGTCAAGCAGGCCAACGAGGGCACCCTCGCCTACGTGCGCGGCAAGGTCGCCGACCTCGCGGCCCCCATCACCTCTTACTGGGCGCTCGTGCAGGACGATCCCAGTGTGCAGCTTGTCAGCAATGCGCAGATCGCCTACGTCAAGTCTGCGCTGGCGGACACCCAGTACAAGGACCTGCCCGTGCTGAGCGCCGCCGCGCCCTTCAAGGCCGGGGGCCGGAGTGGCCCGAGCTACTACACCGACATTCCCGCCGGAACGCTCGCCATCAAAAACGTCGCCGACCTGTACGTGTACCCCAACACGGTCCAGGCCGTCGTGGTGAACGGTGCGGGCGTGCAGGAGTGGCTGGAGCGCGCCGCCGGGCAGTTCAAGCAGATTGACCCGAGCAAGACCGAGCCCCAGGCGCTGGTGGACGAGTCCTTCCCCACCTACAACTTCGATATCCTCGACGGCGTCACCTACGAGATCGACGTGACCCAGCCCTCGCGCTACGGCAGCAAGGGTGAGGTCGTGAACGAGGGCGCCCACCGCATCAAGAACCTGATGTACCAGGGCAAGCCCATCGACCCGAACCAGCAGTTCGTGATCGCCACGAACAACTACCGCGCCTCGGGCGGCGGCTCCTTCCCCGGCCTGGATGGCAAGAACATCGTCCTCCAGGCCCCCGACGAGACGCGCCAGGCGATCATCAAGTTCTTCCAGGACCAGAAGACGGTGAACCCCACTGCCGACAACAACTGGAAGCTGACGCCCATCCCCGGCGTGACCCTGCTGTACGTCAGCAGCCCGAACGCGCAGAAGAACCTGCCCGCCGGAGCCACGCTGCTGCGGACTCGGGAGGACGGGTTCGCGGAGTATTCGATCAAGTTCTGA
- a CDS encoding lactate 2-monooxygenase, translating into MTNIGSGPGRTRQTQVYVRGLGGERPRVPVAPERLQEAARAKLNPADFAYIAGGAGAERTMRANLAAFERVKLVPRRLSGSRERDLSVDLLGRTLPAPLLLAPIGVLESAHPEADLAVARAAAAEGVPFIFSSQASVPMETCAAAMGESPRLFQLYWGTDDEVTRSFVRRAEACGAAAIVLTLDTTLLGWRPRDLDLGHLPFLRGRGIAQYLSDPVFRSRLETPLPAPAVQPPRTPALVRAGAELAAKGRTFGLRPTQMRSAAARFTATYTRPDLSWDDVSRLREWTRLPILLKGILHPDDAREAVRRSVDGLIVSNHGGRQIDGEIGALDALPGVVAAGNLPVLFDSGVRTGSDVAKALALGARAVLLGRPYAYGLAIAGEAGVREVLQNVLAEFDLTLGLLGVRAARDLGPGTLAPPSPSTQP; encoded by the coding sequence ATGACCAACATCGGGTCCGGGCCGGGCAGGACGCGTCAGACGCAGGTGTACGTGCGGGGGCTGGGCGGCGAGCGCCCCCGCGTTCCGGTCGCCCCCGAGCGGTTGCAGGAGGCGGCCCGCGCAAAGCTTAACCCGGCGGACTTCGCCTACATCGCGGGTGGGGCGGGGGCCGAGCGAACCATGCGGGCGAATCTCGCGGCCTTCGAGCGCGTCAAGCTTGTTCCCCGCCGTTTGAGTGGTTCGCGTGAGCGTGACCTCAGCGTGGACCTGCTGGGCCGCACCCTCCCAGCGCCCCTCCTCCTCGCGCCCATCGGCGTGCTGGAAAGTGCCCACCCCGAGGCCGACCTCGCCGTGGCACGGGCGGCGGCGGCCGAGGGGGTGCCCTTCATCTTCAGCTCCCAGGCGTCCGTGCCGATGGAAACATGCGCCGCGGCGATGGGGGAGAGCCCCCGCCTCTTCCAGCTCTACTGGGGCACCGACGACGAGGTGACCCGCTCCTTCGTGCGCCGCGCGGAGGCCTGCGGGGCGGCGGCCATCGTGCTCACCCTCGACACCACGCTGCTGGGCTGGCGTCCACGCGACCTCGACCTGGGGCACCTGCCCTTCCTGCGGGGACGCGGCATCGCCCAGTACCTCAGCGACCCGGTGTTCCGCTCACGGCTGGAGACACCTCTGCCCGCCCCCGCCGTGCAGCCTCCCCGCACGCCCGCCCTCGTCCGGGCCGGGGCGGAACTTGCCGCCAAGGGCCGCACTTTCGGCCTCAGACCCACCCAAATGCGCTCTGCCGCCGCCCGCTTCACCGCCACCTACACCCGCCCTGACCTGAGCTGGGACGACGTGAGCCGCCTGCGCGAGTGGACGCGCCTCCCCATCCTCCTCAAGGGCATCCTCCACCCCGACGACGCGCGGGAAGCGGTGCGGCGCAGTGTAGACGGCCTGATCGTAAGCAACCACGGCGGGCGCCAGATCGACGGCGAGATCGGCGCACTCGACGCCCTGCCCGGCGTGGTCGCGGCGGGAAACCTTCCGGTGCTTTTCGACAGCGGCGTTCGCACCGGCTCGGACGTGGCGAAGGCCCTCGCGCTGGGGGCACGGGCGGTGCTGCTGGGGCGGCCCTACGCCTACGGCCTCGCCATCGCGGGGGAGGCGGGCGTGCGGGAGGTCCTTCAGAACGTCCTCGCCGAGTTCGATCTGACCCTGGGCCTGCTGGGTGTGCGGGCGGCCCGTGATCTTGGACCGGGGACTCTGGCGCCCCCTTCACCGTCTACACAGCCCTGA
- a CDS encoding MFS transporter, with protein sequence MTQRPLPRPLNFTVVFLAAALTVELLDELVDGATGAAWPLVRQDLGLSYVELGLLLGLPGILVNLVEPFLGLLADLGYRRALILGGGVCFAASLALFAVAGGFWPLLAALVLFYPASGAFVSLTQAALMDAEPSRREQNMARWALAGSVGNVVGPLLVGLAVTLGLGWRAVFALLAALTVVALVGTWRSSALSHGAEAPEQLDWRDAARGVVASLRRGEVRAALVLLECANLTGDVFRSFVALYFVDAVGATPAAAGLAVAVLTGVGLVGDVLVLPLLERMPGIRYLRMSAWATVLVFPAFLLVPHLGVKLALLGLLGMLNSGWYAVLQARLYATLPERSGTVMALGSVAGMASGAVLLGLGVVAQHFGVEAALWLLLAGPLALLVGLPRRVVEGSR encoded by the coding sequence GTGACCCAACGCCCACTCCCGCGTCCACTCAACTTCACCGTCGTCTTTCTGGCTGCCGCGCTCACCGTCGAACTGCTCGACGAGCTGGTGGACGGCGCCACCGGGGCCGCCTGGCCGCTCGTGCGCCAGGACCTCGGGCTCTCGTACGTCGAATTGGGGCTGCTGCTCGGCCTGCCCGGCATCCTCGTCAACCTCGTCGAGCCCTTCCTGGGTTTGCTCGCGGACCTGGGCTACCGGCGGGCGCTCATCCTGGGTGGGGGCGTCTGCTTCGCGGCCTCACTCGCGCTCTTCGCGGTCGCCGGGGGCTTCTGGCCGCTGCTCGCCGCGCTGGTGCTGTTCTACCCCGCCTCGGGCGCGTTCGTCAGTCTGACGCAGGCTGCCCTCATGGACGCCGAGCCGTCCCGCCGCGAGCAGAACATGGCGCGCTGGGCGCTGGCTGGATCGGTGGGCAACGTGGTTGGCCCGCTGCTCGTCGGCCTCGCCGTGACGTTGGGGCTGGGTTGGCGGGCCGTGTTCGCGCTGCTCGCCGCGTTGACCGTGGTGGCGCTGGTCGGCACCTGGAGATCATCGGCACTGTCTCACGGGGCGGAGGCCCCCGAGCAGCTCGACTGGCGGGACGCGGCGCGGGGTGTCGTGGCGTCGCTCCGACGAGGCGAGGTGCGGGCCGCGCTCGTCCTGTTGGAGTGCGCGAACCTGACGGGGGACGTGTTTCGCAGCTTTGTGGCCCTGTACTTCGTGGATGCGGTGGGGGCGACTCCAGCGGCGGCGGGCCTGGCGGTCGCGGTGCTGACGGGCGTGGGTCTGGTGGGCGACGTGCTCGTGCTGCCACTCCTGGAACGGATGCCGGGAATTCGCTATCTGCGGATGAGTGCCTGGGCAACAGTTCTGGTGTTCCCCGCCTTCCTGCTCGTGCCCCATCTCGGCGTCAAGCTCGCCTTGCTGGGCCTGCTGGGGATGCTCAATTCGGGATGGTACGCGGTCTTGCAGGCGCGGCTGTACGCGACGCTCCCCGAACGCAGCGGCACGGTGATGGCGCTGGGCAGCGTGGCGGGGATGGCGAGTGGAGCGGTCCTGCTGGGGCTGGGTGTGGTCGCGCAGCACTTCGGGGTGGAGGCGGCCCTGTGGCTGCTCCTCGCCGGACCGCTCGCCCTGCTGGTGGGGTTGCCGCGCCGGGTGGTGGAAGGGAGTCGTTGA
- a CDS encoding pyruvate, water dikinase regulatory protein, with protein sequence MTPPPRTVLIVSDHTGLTAENTARALLAHFPNQPLKYLQRPFVASVAAAQGVAREVAALAERGDRPLIFTTITDPAVLRELEAAPARVFDLLGPGLGLLEEEFGVRAARSVGRYHDMHDQNGYLARMDALDFALATDDGLGDRQYGLADVILVGVSRVGKTPTSLFLALQHGVRASNYPLAEDDFERESLPIPLEPHRAKLHGLTIDPRRLHAIRTQRKPNSRYASLEQCEHEVRRAERLFQRAGIPVRDTTSASVEEIAAGILAQVRRG encoded by the coding sequence ATGACCCCGCCGCCCCGCACCGTGCTGATCGTCTCGGACCACACCGGCCTGACCGCCGAGAACACGGCCCGCGCCCTGCTCGCGCACTTTCCGAATCAGCCCCTCAAGTACCTCCAGCGGCCCTTCGTCGCCAGCGTGGCCGCCGCGCAGGGAGTGGCGCGCGAGGTCGCGGCCCTGGCCGAACGCGGCGACCGCCCGCTGATCTTCACGACGATCACCGACCCCGCCGTGCTGCGCGAGCTGGAGGCTGCCCCCGCCCGCGTGTTCGACCTGCTCGGCCCAGGTCTCGGCCTGCTGGAGGAGGAATTCGGCGTGCGGGCCGCCCGCAGCGTGGGCCGCTATCACGACATGCACGACCAGAACGGCTACCTGGCGCGGATGGACGCCCTCGACTTCGCCCTCGCCACCGACGACGGGCTGGGCGACCGCCAGTACGGCCTGGCCGACGTGATCCTGGTGGGCGTCAGCCGTGTCGGGAAGACGCCCACCAGCCTCTTCCTGGCGCTCCAGCACGGGGTCCGGGCCAGCAACTATCCCCTGGCAGAGGACGACTTCGAGCGCGAGTCGCTGCCCATCCCGCTGGAGCCGCACCGCGCCAAGTTGCACGGCCTGACCATCGACCCCCGCAGACTGCATGCCATCCGCACCCAGCGCAAGCCGAACAGCCGTTACGCCAGCCTGGAGCAGTGCGAACACGAGGTCCGCCGCGCCGAGCGCCTCTTTCAAAGAGCGGGCATTCCCGTGCGCGACACGACGAGCGCCAGCGTGGAGGAGATCGCGGCGGGCATTCTGGCGCAGGTGCGGCGGGGGTAG